In Nicotiana tabacum cultivar K326 chromosome 11, ASM71507v2, whole genome shotgun sequence, a single window of DNA contains:
- the LOC107824167 gene encoding uncharacterized protein LOC107824167 has protein sequence MFLKMGSMTFPSTFSNKNFPTTFQETNSQYSLQPKKKFYPHTNIKLQDQKYISSFINLNQFYSLSCVSKSNGLLYPVKCNTTDNSETPEEGQRAVETVQKLYNALRNKNLNELSDIIGEECRCISNVASSLQTFYGKEQVIDFFNSIIKLLGNHFEFVVKPTIHDGTSVGVAWELVCKRNSLSRWKRFWLLYVPLLQGQDDDKECGDVHGPTPSN, from the exons ATGTTCTTGAAAATGGGTTCAATGACTTTCCCTTCTACCTTCTCTAATAAAAATTTCCCTACAACTTTCCAAGAAACAAATTCCCAATATTCTCTCCAACCAAAAAAGAAATTTTACCCTCATACAAACATAAAACTTCAAGACCAAAAGTATATTtctagttttattaatttaaaccaATTTTATTCTTTGAGTTGTGTCTCCAAAAGTAATGGCCTATTATACCCTGTCAAATGTAATACTACAGATAATTCAGAAACTCCAGAAGAAGGCCAGAGAGCTGTGGAAACAGTACAAAAACTTTATAATGCACTTAGAAATAAAAATCTTAATGAATTATCTGATATAATTGGAGAAGAATGTCGATGCATTAGCAACGTTGCCTCCTCTTTACAAACTTTCTATGGCAAGGAG CAAGTAATAGATTTCTTCAATTCAATCATAAAGCTACTGGGGAATCACTTTGAGTTTGTCGTTAAACCCACCATACATGATGGAACGAGTGTTGGAGTTGCTTGGGAACTAG tatGCAAAAGAAACTCACTTTCCCGTTGGAAAAGGTTTTGGCTTCTATATGTGCCATTATTACAAGGGCAGGATGATGATAAG GAATGTGGAGATGTTCATGGACCCACTCCTTCAAATTGA